One Mercurialis annua linkage group LG3, ddMerAnnu1.2, whole genome shotgun sequence DNA window includes the following coding sequences:
- the LOC126673580 gene encoding nuclear transport factor 2 produces the protein MAMQEADPASAPTANVVGNAFVEQYYHILHQSPELVHKFYQDSSLLSRPDADGTMTTVTTMQAINEKILSLKYEDCTAEIKNADAQESYEKGVIVLVTGCLTGKDNVKRKFSQTFFLAPQDKGYFVLNDVLRFVEETDSLPNDNTSLVNNVNENATPVMPTTQSGWGSISEAVPTRAADHLTVDPATSFEEEDLDSGAEVYDPSDKEEGSVVEDEVIDHQSGSVPNELFSSVDASSAILEDAPKKSYASILKVMKGNTVTRSVHSVTTNVKAAPVYSAKQFSNSAKPAYAAESITPTSGGAPESGDVHEEGEGHSIYVRNLPFNATEAQLEEAFKKFGPIKRGGIQVRSNKQGFCFGFVEFETLSSMQSALETSPVTIGDRQAIIEEKKTNTRVGSSGRGRYPSGKGGFRSDSFKNRGNFGGGGGRGYGRNEFRNQGEFSGRPKGSSGRSGEEYQRTNQNGSRRGGRQSGVKGTTTSPGSTST, from the exons ATGGCAATGCAGGAAGCAGACCCTGCCTCTGCTCCTACTGCTAATGTTGTTGGCAATGCCTTTGTGGAGCAGTATTACCATATTTTACACCAATCTCCTGAGCTCGTCCATAAATTTTATCAGGATTCTAGTTTGCTAAGTCGCCCAGATGCAGACGGTACCATGACGACCGTGACTACCATGCAA GCAATCAATGAAAAGATTCTTTCCTTGAAATATGAAGACTGCACAGCTGAGATTAAAAATGCAGACGCTCAGGAGTCTTATGAGAAAGGTGTAATTGTTCTTGTGACTGGTTGCTTAACTGGAAAGGATAATGTGAAGAGGAAATTCTCTCAAACATTTTTCCTTGCTCCACAAGACAAAGGCTACTTTGTTTTGAATGATGTATTAAGGTTTGTTGAGGAGACTGATTCATTGCCAAATGATAATACTAGTTTGGTTAATAATGTTAATGAAAATGCTACACCAGTAATGCCTACAACACAATCAGGCTGGGGTAGTATCTCAGAAGCAG TTCCTACTCGGGCTGCTGATCATCTTACAGTTGATCCTGCTACCTCTTTTGAGGAAGAAGATCTTGATAGTGGTGCTGAAGTTTATGATCCTTCTGATAAGGAGGAAGGATCAGTTGTTGAAGATGAGGTTATTGATCATCAATCTGGTTCAGTTCCCAATGAACTTTTCTCTAGTGTTGATGCATCTTCTGCTATCTTGGAAGATGCTCCAAAGAAATCATATGCTTCAATT CTGAAAGTAATGAAAGGTAATACAGTGACTAGATCAGTCCATTCTGTTACCACTAATGTGAAGGCGGCGCCTGTATACTCCGCAAAACAATTTTCCAACTCTGCAAAACCTGCTTATGCAGCGGAGTCTATTACTCCGACTAGCGGTGGTGCTCCTGAAAGTGGCGATGTCCATGAAGAAG GAGAAGGCCACTCCATATATGTACGAAATCTCCCTTTTAATGCAACAGAGGCACAACTTGAAGAggcatttaaaaaatttgggcCTATTAAACGTGGTGGTATCCAAGTTAGAAGCAATAAG CAAGGGTTCTGTTTCGGCTTTGTTGAATTTGAAACATTGAGTTCCATGCAAAGTGCACTTGAG ACTTCGCCTGTCACCATTGGGGATCGTCAAGCTATTATTGAGGAAAAGAAAACCAACACCCGAG TTGGTAGCAGTGGAAGAGGAAGGTATCCGTCAGGAAAAGGTGGTTTCCGGAGTGACAGTTTCAAAAATCGTGGGAACTTTGGTGGTGGTGGAGGCCGGGGTTATGGCAGGAATGAATTCAGAAACCAGGGTGAATTTTCGGGGCGACCCAAAGGTTCAAGCGGGCGCAGCGGTGAGGAATATCAGCGAACTAATCAGAATGGAAGCCGAAGGGGAGGGCGCCAAAGTGGAGTAAAAGGTACCACTACCAGTCCTGGTTCGACATCAACATAG
- the LOC126673581 gene encoding uncharacterized protein LOC126673581 codes for MEATAISGSRFLYTNKHLIKQNSSSVSLLTIKSMATQKPSPSAPKTVSSKKSSTVFPLGEKGPRNSTVASSPPIKLLTRVEQLRLLSKAEKAGLLSAAEKAGLSLSSIEKLGLLSKAEELGVLSAATDPGTPGTLLTLSLGLLLLGPFSVYFVPEDNLVEIIVQVAVALVSVVGGSAAFAASNFVANLQKSN; via the exons ATGGAGGCAACAGCAATTTCTGGCAGCAGATTTCTCTATACAAACAAACATTTGATCAAACAAAACTCTTCCTCCGTTTCCCTTCTTACTATCAAATCCATGGCTACTCAAAAACCATCACCATCAGCTCCCAAAACTGTTAGCTCCAAGAAG AGCTCGACGGTATTTCCGCTCGGTGAGAAAGGTCCGAGGAATAGCACGGTCGCAAGCTCGCCTCCGATTAAGCTGCTTACAAGGGTGGAGCAACTAAGACTGCTGAGCAAAGCAGAGAAAGCTGGGTTGCTATCTGCAGCAGAGAAAGCCGGTCTCTCATTGTCGTCGATAGAGAAACTGGGCCTTCTCTCCAAGGCAGAGGAATTGGGAGTCCTTTCTGCAGCAACCGATCCCGGGACTCCGGGGACTTTGCTCACCCTCAGCCTGGGGTTGCTGCTTTTAGGTCCCTTTAGTGTGTACTTTGTGCCTGAAGATAACCTTGTGGAGATTATAGTGCAGGTTGCAGTTGCTCTGGTTTCTGTTGTTGGGGGATCTGCAGCTTTTGCTGCTTCAAATTTTGTTGCAAACTTGCagaaatcaaactaa